One Dictyoglomus turgidum DSM 6724 DNA window includes the following coding sequences:
- a CDS encoding SufB/SufD family protein, with protein MLKTYLKELRERALKAKNKPALLGPDIDLEPYMRTIRDVQVEDLDDLPDEIKENILYSGITPSEEERAGTYFQINHSVVYEKLKETYKGKLEIMSIQEALEKYDWLENYYGRLVSPDTDKYTAWAEILPTGGYFIRVFANQKVEYPVQSCLYIKEGNISQNVHNIIIVEENAEVFVTTGCLTHLKNQPGIHIGISEFFVKKGGKLYFTMIHNWSEEFHVRPRTVVLVEEGGLFINNYISLKPVKSIQSYPIIYVKENAIARLYSIIYGRKDSYIDLGGRIVFEGENSKGEIVSRIIADDSSQVYSRSELIGKAKGSKGFLDCRGIILNKNAKIVAIPILDAQHPESELSHEAAIGPINEEEIEYLTTRGFDKDEAMSTITRGFLNLEIPGLPKVAKEQISNTVAQLEKAGL; from the coding sequence ATGCTCAAAACTTATCTTAAAGAGTTAAGAGAAAGAGCTCTAAAAGCGAAAAATAAACCAGCATTATTGGGCCCAGATATAGATTTAGAACCTTACATGAGGACTATAAGGGATGTTCAGGTTGAGGATTTAGATGATCTTCCCGACGAAATAAAAGAGAATATTCTTTATTCTGGAATAACCCCATCTGAGGAAGAAAGAGCAGGAACTTATTTCCAAATAAACCATAGTGTGGTCTATGAAAAATTGAAAGAAACCTATAAAGGTAAATTAGAGATAATGTCTATCCAAGAAGCCCTTGAAAAATATGACTGGTTAGAAAACTATTACGGAAGACTCGTTTCACCAGATACTGATAAATATACAGCATGGGCTGAAATTCTTCCTACTGGAGGTTACTTTATAAGGGTATTCGCTAATCAGAAAGTTGAATATCCTGTACAATCCTGCTTATACATAAAAGAAGGAAATATAAGTCAAAATGTACACAATATAATAATAGTAGAAGAAAACGCTGAAGTTTTTGTAACTACAGGATGTCTAACTCACTTAAAAAATCAGCCTGGAATCCACATAGGGATATCAGAGTTCTTTGTTAAAAAGGGTGGTAAGCTCTATTTTACTATGATTCACAACTGGTCAGAAGAATTTCATGTAAGACCAAGAACCGTAGTGCTTGTGGAAGAAGGTGGATTGTTTATTAATAATTACATAAGCTTAAAACCGGTAAAATCCATTCAAAGCTATCCCATAATATATGTAAAGGAGAATGCTATAGCAAGACTCTACAGCATCATATATGGTAGAAAAGATTCTTATATTGATCTTGGTGGAAGAATAGTATTTGAAGGTGAAAATTCAAAAGGAGAAATAGTCTCAAGGATAATCGCCGATGATTCATCACAGGTATATAGTAGAAGTGAACTCATAGGAAAAGCAAAAGGCTCAAAAGGTTTCTTAGACTGCAGAGGTATAATCTTAAATAAAAATGCTAAAATAGTTGCAATACCCATTCTTGATGCCCAACATCCAGAAAGCGAACTCTCTCACGAAGCAGCTATAGGTCCAATAAATGAAGAAGAGATAGAATATTTAACCACTCGTGGTTTTGACAAAGATGAAGCAATGTCCACCATAACACGTGGTTTCTTAAATCTTGAAATACCTGGTCTTCCTAAGGTTGCAAAGGAACAAATCAGCAATACAGTAGCACAATTAGAGAAAGCTGGGCTATAA
- the rsmG gene encoding 16S rRNA (guanine(527)-N(7))-methyltransferase RsmG, which translates to MEESFKEILKEKVNELNLKLDPLQEEKFYLYYKALKEWNRKINLTSLEGEEEIILKHFVDSLACIIPIKDENIEKIIDIGTGAGFPGIPLKIYNEKYKLTLLESQKKKVLFLEEITKILKLSNVEIIWDRAENLGKNPKYRENFDLALARGVAKPHIVLEYAIPFVKIGGIFLGQATPNNITEWENTKRTIEILGGEIEEKLEVNFDNITRIFLKIRKKNNTPEKYPRRPGIPEKRPLIM; encoded by the coding sequence ATGGAAGAAAGCTTTAAAGAGATTCTTAAAGAAAAAGTTAACGAGTTGAATCTAAAACTTGATCCCCTTCAAGAGGAGAAATTCTATTTATATTACAAAGCCTTAAAGGAATGGAATAGGAAAATAAATCTTACTTCTCTTGAAGGGGAAGAGGAAATTATTTTAAAACATTTTGTTGATTCCCTTGCTTGTATTATCCCTATAAAAGATGAAAATATAGAAAAAATAATAGATATTGGAACAGGAGCAGGATTTCCTGGTATACCACTAAAAATCTATAATGAGAAATACAAGCTAACCCTTTTAGAATCTCAAAAGAAAAAAGTCTTATTCTTAGAAGAGATAACAAAAATACTAAAACTCTCTAATGTAGAAATTATTTGGGATAGAGCTGAAAACCTAGGGAAAAATCCTAAATACAGAGAAAATTTTGATTTAGCCCTTGCAAGAGGAGTTGCCAAGCCCCATATAGTTTTAGAATATGCTATACCCTTTGTAAAGATTGGTGGGATATTCCTAGGACAAGCAACACCAAACAATATTACAGAATGGGAAAATACAAAAAGGACTATTGAAATATTAGGGGGAGAAATTGAAGAAAAACTTGAGGTAAATTTTGATAATATCACAAGAATTTTTCTCAAAATAAGGAAGAAAAACAATACCCCAGAAAAATACCCTCGAAGACCAGGCATTCCTGAAAAAAGACCCCTTATTATGTAG
- a CDS encoding GNAT family N-acetyltransferase produces MTREIREVKTEKEKKDFIMLPFELYKNDPHWVPPLISEMKRIINGSGSLLFQSGPYALFNAYENGKVVGRIAVGIDEKMNRLRNKTEGYITLFESINSKEVAFSLLDTAQNWLKERNMTKMVGPVSPTNGDDYRGMLVENFEDPPVIYTTYNPPYYVDFFKEYGFEPEHTFVAFKYDLKRLPLDESIRVIEYAKKRYNFYTRKADYSKIPDEARILQKILERSLIPLEYDYLIPPTEEEMLTLAKDLVKFIPAEFVQLAFSGESPVGFAVAMPDYNQVLKRLNGRLFPLGWLKFLWYKNKINKARVFLLFVIPEFQSKGVPAALFIELLRYAREKGYVFAEGSTININNTKMCREAEGVGGVLYKKFVIFKKEIV; encoded by the coding sequence ATGACAAGAGAGATAAGAGAAGTAAAAACAGAAAAAGAAAAAAAAGACTTCATAATGCTTCCTTTTGAGCTTTATAAAAATGACCCCCACTGGGTTCCCCCTTTAATCTCAGAGATGAAAAGAATAATAAATGGATCTGGGAGTTTACTTTTTCAAAGCGGACCCTATGCCCTTTTCAATGCTTATGAAAATGGAAAAGTAGTAGGAAGAATAGCAGTAGGGATAGATGAAAAAATGAATAGACTAAGAAATAAAACTGAAGGCTATATTACCCTTTTTGAAAGTATAAACAGTAAAGAAGTAGCTTTCTCTCTTTTAGATACAGCTCAAAATTGGCTCAAAGAGAGAAACATGACAAAAATGGTAGGACCTGTTTCTCCTACCAATGGAGATGATTATAGAGGAATGTTAGTAGAAAATTTTGAAGATCCACCTGTTATATATACCACCTATAATCCTCCTTATTATGTTGACTTTTTTAAAGAATATGGATTTGAGCCGGAACATACCTTTGTTGCCTTTAAATACGACTTAAAAAGACTTCCTCTTGATGAATCCATAAGAGTAATTGAGTATGCAAAGAAAAGATATAATTTCTACACCAGAAAGGCAGATTACTCCAAAATCCCAGACGAGGCAAGAATATTGCAGAAAATATTAGAAAGATCCCTTATACCCCTTGAATATGATTATCTTATTCCCCCTACAGAAGAGGAAATGCTCACTTTAGCAAAAGACTTAGTTAAATTTATACCTGCTGAATTTGTACAACTGGCTTTTTCGGGAGAAAGTCCAGTTGGTTTCGCAGTGGCAATGCCAGACTATAATCAAGTACTTAAAAGATTAAATGGAAGATTGTTTCCCTTAGGATGGCTGAAGTTTTTATGGTATAAAAACAAAATAAACAAAGCAAGGGTATTTTTACTCTTTGTGATCCCTGAATTCCAATCTAAAGGTGTTCCTGCAGCATTATTTATTGAACTATTAAGATATGCCAGAGAAAAGGGATACGTGTTTGCAGAAGGGTCCACTATAAATATAAACAATACAAAGATGTGTCGTGAGGCTGAAGGAGTAGGTGGAGTACTTTATAAAAAATTTGTAATATTTAAAAAAGAAATAGTATAG
- a CDS encoding ArsR/SmtB family transcription factor: protein MSMENKKKLSMEECEALSDIFKSLSSYVRIHILCALSDGEKSAGEIAKIINASFANTSQNLKDLYNLGLLKKRRVGQFVYYSLADDSVLELLELVRKIRFKATKS from the coding sequence ATGAGTATGGAGAATAAAAAGAAACTCTCAATGGAAGAGTGTGAGGCCTTATCAGATATCTTTAAGTCACTCTCAAGTTATGTAAGAATCCACATTCTTTGTGCTCTTTCCGACGGTGAGAAAAGTGCAGGAGAAATAGCAAAAATAATTAATGCATCCTTTGCAAATACATCTCAAAACTTAAAAGATCTTTATAATTTAGGACTTCTCAAGAAAAGACGCGTAGGACAATTTGTCTACTATTCCTTAGCCGATGATTCCGTCTTAGAACTATTAGAGTTAGTAAGAAAAATTAGGTTCAAAGCTACAAAGAGTTAA
- a CDS encoding Hsp20/alpha crystallin family protein: MERRRIYMQGNDPFGGQIFRIVDCFYREGSRFSMQWGAWVPRVDVYETDDKIVVLVEIAGVRKEDIDLTFHEGKLILRGTRQEHYVSDPAIYYQMEINFGPFERIIPLPTDVDAEKAEAVYKDGFLEIILPKK; the protein is encoded by the coding sequence ATGGAGAGGAGAAGAATATACATGCAAGGAAATGATCCATTTGGAGGTCAAATATTTAGAATAGTAGATTGTTTTTATAGGGAAGGGTCGAGGTTTTCAATGCAATGGGGAGCATGGGTTCCCAGAGTAGATGTATATGAAACGGACGATAAAATTGTAGTACTTGTAGAAATTGCAGGGGTGAGAAAAGAAGATATAGATTTAACCTTCCATGAAGGAAAACTAATATTAAGAGGTACAAGACAAGAACACTATGTATCAGACCCTGCAATATACTACCAAATGGAGATAAACTTTGGTCCCTTTGAGAGGATAATACCACTACCCACAGATGTGGATGCTGAAAAGGCAGAGGCGGTGTATAAAGATGGTTTTCTGGAGATTATTCTCCCCAAAAAGTAA
- the lon gene encoding endopeptidase La, with protein sequence MQEKELNQTQDIPEILPILPLRETVVYPQMLIPLIVGREKSIKLVEDALAGNKLIGMCMQKTPIEDPTPDDIHRIGTVGIIVRSLKFPDNTLRLFVQGLQRIRVVEFIETEPYFKAKVEVIEEKVEKTVEIEGMMRNLLNLFQKMASLIPQFPEELLINAMNIQEPGRLADFIAFNTNLNINEKQEILETIDIKERLQKVTYYLTRELEILEIANKIQNEVKNEIEKSQKEYFLRQQMKAIQKELGEIDPREMEINELRQKLQEAKLPPEAMKEAERELERLALMPPGSAEYTVTRTYLDWLISLPWAKSTEDNLDIKRAEEILNEDHYDLEKVKERILEYLAVRKLKSDMKGPILCFVGPPGVGKTSLGKSIARALGRKFVRISLGGIRDEAEIRGHRRTYVGALPGRIIQGMRKAESNNPVFMLDEIDKLGSDFRGDPAAALLEVLDPEQNNAFVDNYLGVPFDLSKVMFIATANVLYTIPPALLDRMEVIELPGYTEYQKMGIAKGFLIPRQLKEHGLENEQIEFTDDAIRKIIREYTREAGVRNLEREIASIIRKIAKGIAEGSITEKVLVKAEDISKYLGPERYTFGMKGEKDEIGVATGLAWTEAGGDILFVEALVVEGKGNLILTGKLGEVMQESAKTALSYVRSRLKDLNVSYELLEKSDIHVHVPSGAIPKDGPSAGVTIATAIASALTRKPVKKDIGMTGEITLRGKVLPVGGIREKVLAAHRAGLTAVIMPKENKKDLEEIPEEVKKEMTFYFVEHADEVLNLALLEVRESAEQRNPERIR encoded by the coding sequence ATGCAAGAAAAAGAACTCAATCAGACTCAAGATATACCAGAAATTCTCCCTATACTCCCTCTAAGAGAGACGGTAGTTTATCCTCAAATGCTTATACCCCTTATTGTGGGAAGAGAAAAGAGCATAAAGCTCGTTGAAGATGCTCTTGCAGGAAATAAACTAATTGGAATGTGTATGCAAAAAACCCCAATAGAGGATCCTACTCCTGATGATATTCATAGAATAGGAACTGTAGGAATTATTGTTAGAAGTTTAAAGTTTCCAGATAATACATTAAGACTTTTTGTACAAGGACTACAAAGAATAAGGGTTGTGGAGTTTATAGAAACGGAACCTTATTTTAAGGCAAAAGTTGAAGTTATTGAAGAAAAGGTTGAAAAAACCGTTGAAATAGAAGGAATGATGAGGAACCTTCTTAATCTCTTCCAAAAAATGGCATCACTGATACCCCAATTCCCTGAAGAACTATTAATCAATGCTATGAATATACAAGAGCCAGGAAGACTTGCAGATTTTATAGCCTTTAATACCAACCTAAATATTAACGAAAAGCAAGAGATTCTTGAGACCATAGATATTAAAGAGAGATTACAGAAGGTAACCTACTATCTAACAAGAGAATTAGAAATTCTTGAAATAGCTAATAAAATTCAAAATGAAGTAAAGAATGAAATAGAAAAAAGCCAAAAAGAATACTTCCTAAGACAACAGATGAAAGCAATACAAAAAGAGCTTGGGGAAATAGATCCAAGAGAAATGGAAATAAACGAATTAAGACAAAAACTCCAGGAAGCAAAGCTTCCACCAGAAGCTATGAAAGAAGCAGAAAGAGAATTAGAAAGGCTTGCCTTAATGCCTCCTGGCTCTGCGGAGTATACAGTAACCAGAACCTACCTTGACTGGCTTATAAGCCTTCCTTGGGCAAAATCCACTGAAGATAATTTAGATATAAAAAGGGCAGAAGAGATATTAAACGAAGATCATTATGATTTAGAGAAAGTAAAAGAAAGGATCTTAGAATACTTAGCTGTAAGAAAACTTAAAAGTGACATGAAAGGACCAATACTATGCTTTGTAGGACCACCAGGCGTTGGAAAAACCTCTCTTGGAAAGTCTATCGCCAGGGCTCTTGGTAGAAAGTTTGTAAGAATCTCCCTTGGAGGAATAAGAGATGAAGCTGAAATAAGGGGACATAGAAGAACTTATGTTGGAGCTCTTCCTGGAAGAATTATACAGGGTATGAGAAAAGCGGAATCAAATAATCCTGTATTTATGCTTGACGAAATAGACAAATTGGGCTCTGATTTTAGAGGAGATCCTGCTGCAGCTTTATTAGAGGTATTAGATCCTGAGCAAAATAATGCCTTTGTAGATAACTACTTAGGGGTACCTTTTGACCTTTCAAAGGTCATGTTTATAGCAACAGCTAATGTGCTTTACACTATACCTCCTGCATTACTTGACAGAATGGAAGTTATAGAACTTCCTGGATACACAGAATATCAAAAAATGGGAATAGCCAAAGGATTCCTCATACCAAGACAACTTAAAGAACATGGTCTTGAAAATGAACAAATAGAGTTCACCGATGACGCTATAAGAAAAATCATAAGGGAATATACTCGAGAAGCAGGGGTAAGAAATTTAGAAAGAGAAATAGCCAGCATAATCAGAAAAATAGCAAAGGGAATAGCAGAAGGAAGTATAACTGAGAAAGTCTTAGTCAAGGCAGAAGATATCTCTAAGTATTTAGGTCCAGAAAGATACACTTTTGGTATGAAGGGAGAAAAAGATGAAATAGGTGTTGCCACAGGACTCGCATGGACAGAAGCAGGAGGAGATATCTTGTTTGTGGAAGCTCTTGTTGTGGAAGGGAAGGGAAATCTAATTCTTACAGGAAAATTAGGGGAAGTAATGCAAGAATCTGCAAAAACTGCTCTATCATATGTGAGATCAAGACTAAAGGATTTAAATGTAAGTTATGAATTGTTAGAAAAATCCGATATTCATGTACATGTTCCTTCAGGGGCAATTCCTAAAGATGGACCTTCTGCTGGAGTAACTATAGCCACAGCTATAGCCTCTGCCCTTACGAGAAAGCCTGTCAAAAAAGATATTGGTATGACTGGAGAAATAACCTTAAGGGGCAAAGTCCTTCCCGTAGGAGGAATAAGAGAAAAGGTACTTGCTGCCCACAGAGCAGGACTTACAGCAGTAATAATGCCTAAGGAGAACAAAAAAGATTTAGAGGAAATCCCGGAAGAAGTGAAAAAAGAAATGACTTTTTACTTCGTGGAACATGCTGACGAGGTTCTTAATCTTGCCCTTTTGGAGGTGAGAGAGAGTGCTGAGCAAAGAAATCCTGAAAGAATTAGGTAA
- the gap gene encoding type I glyceraldehyde-3-phosphate dehydrogenase: MAVKVGINGFGRIGRQVLKALFERHGDKVEVVAVNDITDTKTLAHLFKYDSNYGVYKGEVKYTDKSIIIDGKEIRVFAEKDPANLPWKDLGVDIVIESTGLFTDADKAKVHMTSGGAKKVIISAPAKGEDITIVLGVNEEKYDPEKHHIISNASCTTNSLAPVAKVLLDNFGIEKGLMTTVHSYTNDQRILDLPHKDLRRARAAALNIIPTSTGAAKAIGRVIPELDGKMHGVALRVPTPTVSVTDLVCLLQKNVTVDEVNEAFKKAAEGRMKGILGVTEEELVSMDFKGTTYSTVVDLPSTIVIGNNLVKVFAWYDNEWGYACRLADLTAYVAERM; this comes from the coding sequence ATGGCAGTTAAAGTGGGTATTAATGGGTTTGGTAGAATAGGAAGACAAGTTTTAAAGGCTCTTTTTGAGAGGCATGGAGATAAGGTAGAGGTAGTTGCAGTAAATGATATTACTGATACTAAAACTCTTGCCCATTTATTCAAATATGATTCTAACTATGGAGTTTATAAAGGAGAGGTTAAATATACTGATAAGTCTATAATTATTGATGGAAAAGAAATTAGAGTTTTTGCTGAGAAAGATCCTGCTAATTTACCATGGAAAGATTTAGGTGTGGACATAGTCATAGAATCTACAGGTCTTTTCACTGATGCAGACAAAGCTAAAGTACATATGACTTCTGGAGGAGCCAAAAAGGTTATAATCTCTGCTCCAGCAAAAGGTGAGGATATTACTATTGTTTTAGGGGTGAATGAAGAAAAATATGATCCTGAAAAGCATCATATAATTTCTAATGCATCCTGTACCACAAATAGTTTAGCTCCTGTGGCAAAAGTACTTCTTGATAATTTTGGGATTGAAAAAGGATTAATGACTACTGTTCATTCCTATACTAATGATCAGAGAATCTTAGATCTTCCTCATAAGGATCTAAGAAGAGCGAGGGCTGCAGCTTTAAACATTATTCCTACATCTACAGGTGCAGCAAAAGCCATTGGAAGAGTTATTCCAGAACTTGATGGAAAAATGCATGGTGTAGCTTTAAGAGTTCCAACTCCGACAGTATCAGTTACCGATCTTGTCTGTTTATTGCAAAAGAATGTTACCGTTGACGAGGTAAACGAGGCATTCAAGAAAGCAGCTGAGGGCAGAATGAAGGGAATTCTTGGAGTAACCGAGGAAGAACTTGTATCTATGGACTTTAAAGGTACCACATATTCTACAGTGGTAGATTTACCATCTACAATAGTTATTGGGAATAACTTAGTGAAAGTGTTTGCCTGGTATGATAACGAATGGGGCTATGCTTGTAGATTAGCTGATTTAACAGCATACGTAGCAGAGAGAATGTAA
- the leuS gene encoding leucine--tRNA ligase, with amino-acid sequence MKRYNPQEIEPKWQKKWNEDKLYHVTERSDKQKYYTLVMFPYPSGDLHMGHMRNYTIGDVVARYYTMKGYNVLNPMGWDAFGQPAENAAIKNKVHPKEWTYRNIARMKEQLFKMGVVYDWDREVTACAPDYYKWTQWIFLKLYERGLAYRKKAPANWCPTCKTVLANEEVIDGRCWRCKTPVERREFEQWFFKITEYAEALLNDLDTLEHWPEKVKLMQKNWIGKSEGLEFYFEVQGMDEKIYVYTTRPDTIYGVTFVVLAPEHPLVEKITTPEHLDKVREYIRQAKNKSELERLTSEKEKTGVFTGSYAIHPLTKKPIPIYVADYVLATYGTGAIMAVPAHDSRDYDFAVKFNLPIIPVITPDPNKAPELPYEEEGIMINSGEYNGMKSSEFWKLIVEKFENLGIGKKKVQYRLRDWLISRQRYWGAPIPIIYCPNCGIVPVPYEDLPVELPELSDFEPTGTGESPLAKVPEFVNTKCPKCGSPARRETDTLATFVDSSWYYFRYTDPHNDKEPFSRNKAEYWMPVDQYTGGIEHAILHLLYSRFITKVLYDAGYSPVREPFKRLFTQGMVYKDGQIMSKSLGNIVSVDYMVENYGADTARLFILFVAPPEVDIEWSDEGVEGANRFLNRFWRLVLEDAEVEPKIDEEQEKLIKRKLHKTIKKVTEDIENFKFNTAIAAIMELTNLLFEHKRSFGRTPAFEEAIRTSILLLSPFVPHITEELWVELGNEYSVHMQKWPSYDPEMIKEEVVTVVIQINGRVRDRIDVNADATQEEILKLALERDNVKRYLDNKEIKKIVYVPGKILSLYV; translated from the coding sequence ATGAAGAGATATAATCCACAGGAAATAGAGCCTAAATGGCAGAAGAAGTGGAATGAGGATAAGCTATATCATGTAACTGAAAGATCAGATAAACAAAAGTATTATACTCTTGTTATGTTTCCCTATCCTTCTGGAGATCTTCATATGGGACATATGAGAAATTATACCATTGGAGATGTGGTGGCAAGGTATTACACCATGAAGGGATATAATGTGCTAAATCCCATGGGATGGGATGCTTTTGGACAGCCTGCTGAGAATGCTGCTATAAAAAATAAAGTTCATCCTAAGGAATGGACCTATAGGAATATTGCAAGGATGAAAGAACAACTTTTTAAAATGGGCGTAGTTTATGACTGGGATAGAGAAGTTACTGCTTGTGCTCCTGATTATTATAAGTGGACTCAATGGATATTTTTAAAGCTTTATGAGCGAGGGCTTGCTTATAGGAAAAAAGCTCCTGCTAACTGGTGTCCTACTTGTAAGACAGTACTTGCTAATGAGGAAGTGATAGATGGAAGATGTTGGAGATGTAAAACTCCTGTGGAAAGGAGAGAGTTTGAACAATGGTTTTTTAAAATCACCGAATACGCAGAAGCTCTTTTAAATGATCTGGATACCTTAGAGCATTGGCCAGAAAAAGTAAAGTTAATGCAGAAAAACTGGATAGGAAAATCAGAAGGTCTTGAGTTTTATTTTGAAGTTCAAGGTATGGATGAAAAAATTTATGTATATACTACAAGACCTGATACCATTTATGGCGTAACTTTTGTGGTTCTTGCTCCTGAGCATCCATTGGTAGAAAAAATAACCACTCCTGAACATTTAGATAAGGTAAGAGAGTACATAAGACAAGCCAAGAATAAGAGCGAACTTGAAAGGCTCACATCAGAAAAGGAAAAAACTGGTGTCTTTACAGGAAGTTATGCAATTCATCCTTTGACTAAAAAACCTATTCCTATATATGTAGCAGATTATGTTCTTGCTACATATGGTACTGGTGCTATAATGGCGGTTCCTGCTCATGATTCAAGGGATTATGATTTTGCAGTTAAATTCAACCTTCCCATAATTCCAGTCATTACTCCTGACCCCAATAAGGCTCCTGAACTTCCCTATGAAGAGGAAGGAATAATGATAAATTCTGGCGAATACAATGGGATGAAGAGTTCTGAATTTTGGAAGTTAATTGTGGAAAAGTTTGAAAATTTAGGTATAGGAAAGAAAAAGGTTCAGTATAGACTAAGAGATTGGCTTATTTCAAGACAGAGATATTGGGGGGCTCCTATTCCTATAATATATTGTCCTAATTGTGGTATTGTGCCGGTACCTTATGAGGATCTCCCAGTAGAACTTCCTGAACTTTCTGATTTTGAACCTACGGGAACTGGAGAAAGCCCTCTAGCAAAGGTTCCGGAGTTTGTGAACACAAAATGTCCTAAATGTGGATCTCCTGCAAGAAGGGAGACCGATACTCTTGCAACTTTTGTGGATTCTTCTTGGTACTATTTCCGATATACTGACCCTCACAATGATAAGGAGCCTTTTTCAAGGAATAAAGCCGAATATTGGATGCCCGTAGACCAATATACAGGTGGAATTGAACATGCTATTTTGCATCTTTTGTATTCTCGTTTTATAACAAAGGTTTTATACGATGCAGGGTATAGTCCAGTAAGAGAGCCTTTCAAAAGATTATTTACACAAGGTATGGTTTATAAAGATGGTCAAATCATGTCCAAATCCTTAGGAAATATTGTCTCTGTAGACTATATGGTAGAAAATTACGGGGCAGATACCGCAAGACTTTTTATTCTCTTTGTAGCACCCCCTGAAGTAGATATTGAGTGGAGTGATGAAGGAGTAGAAGGAGCAAATAGATTCTTAAATAGATTTTGGAGATTGGTATTAGAGGATGCTGAGGTAGAGCCTAAAATAGATGAAGAACAAGAGAAGTTAATTAAGAGAAAACTTCATAAGACTATTAAGAAGGTTACAGAAGATATTGAAAATTTCAAATTTAATACCGCTATAGCAGCGATCATGGAGCTTACTAATCTTCTCTTTGAACATAAGAGATCCTTTGGAAGGACTCCTGCTTTTGAAGAAGCAATTAGAACTTCTATTTTACTTCTTTCTCCCTTTGTGCCTCATATAACCGAAGAACTCTGGGTTGAGCTTGGAAATGAGTATAGTGTACATATGCAGAAATGGCCCTCTTATGATCCTGAAATGATAAAAGAAGAAGTTGTGACGGTAGTTATACAGATAAATGGTAGGGTGAGGGATAGAATTGATGTGAATGCTGATGCTACCCAGGAAGAAATTTTGAAACTTGCTCTTGAGAGAGATAACGTTAAGAGGTATTTAGATAATAAGGAGATTAAAAAGATAGTGTATGTTCCAGGAAAGATATTGAGTTTATACGTATAG